The Lycium barbarum isolate Lr01 chromosome 9, ASM1917538v2, whole genome shotgun sequence genome has a segment encoding these proteins:
- the LOC132611950 gene encoding uncharacterized protein LOC132611950 → MHKTFDTSGQGPTLRKIKTSVHNEIGCEVSYRKARQKALAIIRGTPEEGYSLLSGYLHILEQTNLGSRTDSKLDEDKNSKYCFLAYGTAIEGFSHMRKVISIDGTLLNGRYGGVLISACAQDGNHHIFPIAFAIVDSKNDNSWTYFFTKFAEYIPDSDDLCILSDRHVSITNVVADVYKLAHHRFCMYHITMNLRSKYGDCEILYNFQEAAKAYTLDELSVYFDAIMESNVEAGWYLENYIGLEKWAKAYFLRNRYNLMTTNISESLNAVLKVQRNGPIVSVLKAIQDNMTKWYVERSGKAQNSIHFLTPKAEALVRDHYVASCLLAPTCLNEHEFHVRGDIDFLVNLEHKTYTCKVFQMDKLPCEHAIAVLKLTAGQDIWEEIYIMCDSKYLNETWKKAWDRTIYPVPHPKTWIRRSKEKKVVHQPSIKLPKGHKRENRVPSVARIQRGRSSREIFQYAGKQITIRRSVLEDN, encoded by the coding sequence ATGCATAAAACTTTTGATACATCAGGACAAGGACCAACACTTAGAAAGATAAAAACTTCGGTACATAATGAAATTGGATGTGAAGTTAGTTACAGGAAAGCAAGACAGAAAGCCTTGGCTATCATAAGAGGGACCCCAGAAGAAGGTTATTCACTGTTATCGGGGTACTTGCATATATTGGAGCAAACAAATCTGGGTTCGAGGACAGACTCAAAGTTGGATGAGGATAAAAACTCCAAATATTGCTTTCTTGCTTATGGAACAGCTATAGAAGGATTTTCTCATATGAGGAAAGTAATTTCTATAGATGGGACATTATTGAATGGAAGATATGGTGGTGTACTTATCTCAGCATGTGCACAAGATGGTAATCATCACATTTTTCCAATTGCATTTGCTATTGTTGACTCGAAGAATGATAACTCATGGACGTATTTTTTCACAAAGTTTGCTGAATATATTCCTGATAGTGATGATTTGTGCATTTTATCAGACAGACATGTAAGCATAAcgaatgttgttgctgatgtctATAAGCTTGCACATCACAGATTTTGCATGTATCATATTACTATGAATTTGCGGTCCAAGTATGGTGATTGTGAAATTCTTTATAATTTTCAAGAAGCTGCAAAAGCATACACATTGGATGAGCTCTCTGTTTATTTCGATGCAATAATGGAATCAAATGTGGAAGCTGGTTGGTACCTTGAAAATTATATTGGGCTTGAGAAATGGGCGAAAGCCTATTTTCTTCGAAATAGGTACAATTTGATGACAACAAATATTTCAGAATCGCTCAACGCAGTTTTAAAGGTTCAAAGAAACGGTCCTATTGTTTCTGTACTCAAAGCTATCCAAGATAATATGACTAAGTGGTACGTTGAACGCAGCGGCAAAGCTCAAAATAGCATTCATTTCTTAACCCCTAAAGCTGAGGCGTTGGTTCGGGATCATTATGTTGCCTCTTGTTTGCTAGCTCCTACCTGTTTAAACGAACATGAGTTTCATGTGCGCGGTGATATAGATTTTTTGGTTAATCTGGAGCATAAAACATATACCTGCAAGGTCTTTCAGATGGATAAGCTCCCGTGTGAGCACGCGATAGCAGTTTTGAAACTAACCGCAGGCCAAGACATATGGGAGGagatatatataatgtgtgattcTAAGTACCTAAATGAGACGTGGAAAAAAGCTTGGGATAGAACAATTTATCCTGTTCCTCATCCAAAAACATGGATAAGACGATCAAAGGAAAAAAAAGTGGTTCATCAGCCTTCCATAAAATTGCCAAAAGGTCACAAGAGAGAGAATCGTGTTCCTTCAGTGGCGAGAATTCAAAGAGGAAGAAGCAGTAGAGAAATTTTTCAATATGCAGGCAAACAGATCACTATAAGACGAAGTGTCCTCGAAGATAACTGA